The DNA segment CGTCCGAGCGTGCCGAAGCGTGAAAACCTCACGTAGAATACGTCTAGAAGTAAATTAATCGTAGAGTTAGGCTTCTCATTCCCCGGTTAATAAACGGTAGGTTTATCCGGTCCCATTCACAATGAGCGGTTGGATGACAGATACTAACAACCTCAGCCGTCGTCGCTTCCTGCAGGCGACCGGCGGTGCGGCATCGGCTGTGGCTCTCGCCGGCTGTACCGGCAACACCGACGACAGCGGCCAGGGAACGACCACCGACAGCGGAACGACCACCGACAGCGGAACGACGACGGAGAAGCAGAACAACAACTCGGGCGGTTCCGTCCCGGAGAACTACCTCCGACTCACGAGTTCGACGCTCACCACGCTCGACCCCGTGGCGTCGACCGACGCCGAATCGGGTGAGGTCATCCAGCAGGTTCACGAACCGCTGATGAACTACCCGAACGCGAAGATCGAGGTCAAACCGCGGCTGGCCAAGGATTACACGGTTTCCGACGACCAGAAGACCTACACCGTCAACATCAAGGAGAACGCGAAGTTCCACAACGGTGACAAGGTCACCGCCAAGGACATCGTCTACTCGTGGGAGCGACTCGCGGCGTCGCCCAACTCCCGCCGGTCGTACTTCATCCTCGAGTCCATCGGCATGAAGGCCAAGGACAAGAAGGGCGGTCAGTACGACCCCAGCGCCGAGAAACCGGAGTACAAGCCCGGTTCGATGGCGGTGACCGCCGAGGACGAACACACCCTCAAGTTCGAACTCGCCAAGCCGTTCCACTCCACGCTGGAGATGCTGGCGTACACGTCGTTCGCCGTGATTCCGGAGGGAATCGTCGGCGACATCAAGGGCTACGACGGGAAGATGAAGCAGAGCGCGTTCGCGAAGGACCCCGTCGGCGCCGGCCCGTTCGTCTTCGAGAAGTGGCAGAGCAACACCGAGGCCCGCGTCAAGCGGTTCGACGACTACCACGGTCAGGTAGCGAAGGTCGGCGGCGTCCATTGGAACATCGTCACGGACGCCAACGCTCGGTACAACTACGTGATGAGCAAGAACGCCGACGTCTTCGACATCCCCACTTCGAAGTTCGACCCGAAGAAGATGTCCATCGACCGGACCGACAAGAGCGGCCGCAAGTTCGGTAAATACGGCCCGGTCCGCAACGGCGACAAGGTCAACTTCGCCCGCGTCGCGACCATCAACAACTACTACATCGGCTTCAACACCGACAAGGTCGAGAAGCCCGTCCGTCAGGCATTCGCGTACGCGGCCAACCAGAAGGTCGCGGCCAGCGAGATCTTCAAGGGACGCGTGCAGCCGGCGTCGCACTTCGTCCCGCCCGCCATCTTCCCCGGCGGTCCCAACAACTACGAGAAGCACGGGAAGAACTACCCCTACGGTAACACCCAGACCCTCATCAACGAGGCGAAGAAGGTGATGAAGGACGCGGGCTACGGCCCCGACAAGAAGGCCAAGGTCACGCTGACGGCGTACGAGGAGTCGCCCGTCTTCCAGGAGATCGCGAAACTGCTCCGGGACAAGCTGACGGCGGCGCACATCGACATCACGGTCGAGGTCACGCCGTTCTCCACCATGACCAAGCGCGGCCGCAACGGGAAGCTTCAGGCGTACACGCTGGGCTGGATCATGGACTGGCCCGCGCCGGACAACTTCCTCCAGCTGCTGTACCCACCGAAGACCGACACGTCCATCAAGGGCCCGGCTTCCTACCTCAACTGGAGCGACACGAAAGCGGCGAAGCAGGCGACCGACGCGTGGAAGATCGTCCAGCAGAACTCCGCGCCCACGGAAGCCGCCAAGAAGAAGCGCAACGACGCCTACATCACGATGGAGGAGGCCAACTGGGAGGACGTCGCCATGCTGCCGCTGTTCCACTCGTTCGAGGACCGCATGTGGTACGACTGGGCCGACATCGAGATGTTCGGCGGTGCGGGCGAAACCCGCCAGATGTACAACAAGGTCACCCTCAGCAAGCGCGACAAGTAACGCGTCGACGCGGTTTCACTTTTCTTTCGGCGGGCGGGGTCCGATAGCGACGGCGACCGTCTAATTACCACGAAAGAGTATACGGGAAAGCGCAAGACATAATGAGCGGTCCCGCAAAACGTTCACCTATGTGCGCGGTTCAGTTTGGGAACGACCAGTTCGACGCGCGCTACCGAGGTGGCGGTGATACGCCATGAGTCGGTGGCGCTACTTCGCGAAGCGGGTACTGCTATCGGTACCGATACTGCTGTTCGGGGCCTCGATAACGTTCTTGGTGATTCGTGCCGGACCGCTCGACCCCGTGTCGGCGATTCTGGGACCGAAAGGCGACCCGCAAGCGTACAACACGATTCGGGAGCAACTCGGTCTGAACGAACCGCTGTGGCAGCAGTACATCGACTACATGATCAACCTCTTCACCTTCGACCTGGGGCAGTCGTGGGTGGTCCAACCGAACGTGAGCGTCTACACGCTGGTGCTGGGCTACGCGCCCCGAACCATCTGGCTCGGGTTCTGGTCGGTGATTATCGCGCTGTTCATCGGCATTCCGCTGGGTTTCTACGCGGGCCTGAACCCCAACACGTTCAGCGACTACGTCGCCTCGTTCGGCGGCATCGTCTGGCGGGCGATGCCGAACTTCTGGCTCGCGGTCATCCTGATGAGCGTCCTCTCGCAGTCCGAGAAGATGCTGTTCGGGTTCGACTGGCAGAACTGGATAGTTCCGACCAACGTCACGGGACCGCCGAACCTTCCGAAGGACATCTGGACGCTGGTGACGAGTCCGGACCGATTCCTCGGGGCGCTCAAGAAGATAGCGCCGGCCGCCATCGTGCTAGGGTCGGCGTCGATGGGC comes from the Halorussus vallis genome and includes:
- a CDS encoding ABC transporter substrate-binding protein, whose translation is MTDTNNLSRRRFLQATGGAASAVALAGCTGNTDDSGQGTTTDSGTTTDSGTTTEKQNNNSGGSVPENYLRLTSSTLTTLDPVASTDAESGEVIQQVHEPLMNYPNAKIEVKPRLAKDYTVSDDQKTYTVNIKENAKFHNGDKVTAKDIVYSWERLAASPNSRRSYFILESIGMKAKDKKGGQYDPSAEKPEYKPGSMAVTAEDEHTLKFELAKPFHSTLEMLAYTSFAVIPEGIVGDIKGYDGKMKQSAFAKDPVGAGPFVFEKWQSNTEARVKRFDDYHGQVAKVGGVHWNIVTDANARYNYVMSKNADVFDIPTSKFDPKKMSIDRTDKSGRKFGKYGPVRNGDKVNFARVATINNYYIGFNTDKVEKPVRQAFAYAANQKVAASEIFKGRVQPASHFVPPAIFPGGPNNYEKHGKNYPYGNTQTLINEAKKVMKDAGYGPDKKAKVTLTAYEESPVFQEIAKLLRDKLTAAHIDITVEVTPFSTMTKRGRNGKLQAYTLGWIMDWPAPDNFLQLLYPPKTDTSIKGPASYLNWSDTKAAKQATDAWKIVQQNSAPTEAAKKKRNDAYITMEEANWEDVAMLPLFHSFEDRMWYDWADIEMFGGAGETRQMYNKVTLSKRDK
- a CDS encoding ABC transporter permease, which codes for MSRWRYFAKRVLLSVPILLFGASITFLVIRAGPLDPVSAILGPKGDPQAYNTIREQLGLNEPLWQQYIDYMINLFTFDLGQSWVVQPNVSVYTLVLGYAPRTIWLGFWSVIIALFIGIPLGFYAGLNPNTFSDYVASFGGIVWRAMPNFWLAVILMSVLSQSEKMLFGFDWQNWIVPTNVTGPPNLPKDIWTLVTSPDRFLGALKKIAPAAIVLGSASMGNEMRIGRTAVLETVNSNFIETAKAKGVPPRSLVWKHIFRNALIPLVPIITGEAFILIGGSVLVESVFDISGIGYLFFQAVKNGDMPLVGSLMFIFILLVVVINILQDLLYTIIDPRVGYDGGA